CGCCGGGGCTGACCGCGTTGATCCGGACGCCGTCACGGATGTGGTCCAGGGCCGCGCCCCGCGTCAGCACCGATACGGCGGCCTTGGTGGCGGAGTACGCGGCGGCGCCGGGACGGCGGGCGTGCACGCCGAAGATCGAGGCGATGTTGACGATCGCGCCGCCGGAGGGCTGGGTGCGCATCTGGCGGACCTCCGCCTGGAGGGCGAGGAAGACACCCGTCACGTTGATGTTCAGCTGCTCCTGCCAGTCGGCCTCCGCGAGTTCGGCGAGCGGCTGCCCGCCCCGGAAGACGCCCGCGTTGTTGACGGCCACGTCGAGCGACCCGAAGCGGTCGACGGCGGCGGCGACAAGGGCGTGTACGTCGGTGGCGTCGGTGACGTCCGCCGTGACCGCCAGGGCCTTGCCGCCCGCCTCCTCGATCAGCCGGACGGTCTCCTCCAGCGGCTCCTGACGGCGTCCGGCCGCGACGACCTGTGCCCCCTCCGCGGCGAGCGCCAAGGCGATCGCGCGGCCGATGCCGGAGCCGGCGCCGGTGACGAGGGCGGTTTTGTCGGTGAAGCGTGTCCTGGCGGTCATGATCTCCCCTTATTCTTGACCGATCGGTTCAGTATGGCGCCAAATAAAAAGCGGCGCCTCTCAGTCGAGCAGCGCCAGCGCCTGCTGCGCCGCGTCCCGCACCCGGGCGGGGTCGGGCGAGGCCTTGCCCACGACCTTGAGGCCCTGGAGCAGGACCAGCAGCATGCGGGCGAGCGTCAGCGGATCGCGGTCGGCGGGCAGTTCGCCCTGCGCCCGCGCGCGGACCAGGCCCGAGTGCAGCACCGTCTCCAAGTGGTCCCAGTTCCGCTCGACCTGGCGGGCCGCGGCCGGGTCGTGCGGGGCCAGCTCGGCCGCCGTGTTGGTGATGAAGCAGCCGCTCAGGCGCAGGTTCTCGGCGGTGGCCTCATCGGCGTAACGCCGTACGAGCGCCCGGACGGCCGGCAGGACCGGGCCCGGCTGGGACAGCTCCCCGAGCAGGTCGGGGAGTCGCTCCTGATAGCGCTCCAGTGCCTTCAGATACAGCTCGTGCTTGCTGCCGAAGGTCGCGTAGAGGCTCGCGCGGCCGATGCCGAGGTGCTCGACCAGGTCGGACATCGACGTCGCCTCGTAGCCGCGCCGCCAGAACAGCTCCAGAGCTGCCTGTAGCGCGGCTTCGGGGTCGAACTCCTTGGTCCTGGCCATGGGGAGCAGCCTAGAACCGGCTGGAACGATCAGTCAAGAAATCATGGGCTGTGCCTCAGGCGGCGCGGACCTCGTACGTCGTGATCCGTACCGCCTCGTCGTCCAGGCACTCCCCGGTCTCCAGGTCGAAGCGCTGCTTCAGCAGGGGCGAGGCCACGAACGGCCGTCCCTGGACGGAGCCGGTCAGACCGCGGGAGAGGACCGCCGCGCCGCCGAACGGGTCGCGGTTGTCGATGGCGTACAGCTTGCCCGCGCGGTCGCGGAACAGGGCCACCTGCCGGCCGTCGGGCAGCAGGGCGGCGACCCCGCGGCCCGGCAGCAGGACGTTCAGGTCGCAGACCGTGAACCAGCTGTCGTCGAGCTGTAGCTGGACCTTCAGGTCGGTGGTCTCGGGTGCCAGGGTCATCGCTGGGCGCTTCCTTCCAGGACGTCTTCAGCAGGGCGGATGCCGATGGACAGCAGCGGCAGGTCGGGCTTGATCTGGTCGCGCTCGGGGACGAAGCCGACGACCGGGTCGGGGGTGTCGGGGGCGTTCACGAAGGACACGAACCGGGCGAGCTTCTCGGGGTCGTTGATGGTGTCGGCCCACTCGTCGCGGTAGTGCGAGACGTGGTTGGCCATCAGGCTCTCCAGCTCCTCGCAGATGCCGAGCGAGTCCTCCACGACCACGTCACGGACGTGGTCCAGGCCGCCCGGGATCCGCTCCAGCCAGGTCGAGGTGCGCTCCAGGCGGTCGGCGGTGCGGATGTAGAACATCAGGAACCGGTCGATCAGC
This DNA window, taken from Streptomyces sp. NBC_00663, encodes the following:
- a CDS encoding TetR/AcrR family transcriptional regulator, which produces MARTKEFDPEAALQAALELFWRRGYEATSMSDLVEHLGIGRASLYATFGSKHELYLKALERYQERLPDLLGELSQPGPVLPAVRALVRRYADEATAENLRLSGCFITNTAAELAPHDPAAARQVERNWDHLETVLHSGLVRARAQGELPADRDPLTLARMLLVLLQGLKVVGKASPDPARVRDAAQQALALLD
- the nirD gene encoding nitrite reductase small subunit NirD; this translates as MTLAPETTDLKVQLQLDDSWFTVCDLNVLLPGRGVAALLPDGRQVALFRDRAGKLYAIDNRDPFGGAAVLSRGLTGSVQGRPFVASPLLKQRFDLETGECLDDEAVRITTYEVRAA
- a CDS encoding SDR family NAD(P)-dependent oxidoreductase yields the protein MTARTRFTDKTALVTGAGSGIGRAIALALAAEGAQVVAAGRRQEPLEETVRLIEEAGGKALAVTADVTDATDVHALVAAAVDRFGSLDVAVNNAGVFRGGQPLAELAEADWQEQLNINVTGVFLALQAEVRQMRTQPSGGAIVNIASIFGVHARRPGAAAYSATKAAVSVLTRGAALDHIRDGVRINAVSPGAVETPMSLRPGETEAQRTERAYATLPLGRISTTDEIAAAVLYLASDDASSVVGTDLVVDSGATA